A DNA window from Micromonospora sp. NBC_01739 contains the following coding sequences:
- a CDS encoding amino acid ABC transporter permease codes for MDPLRTLWETFFDWESMREALPEMITVGLPNTLILAVTAALLGSALGILLAVAGISRTRWLRWLARVYTDVFRGLPAAATILLIGVGLAPLGMQVWGPNPYPLGILALSLIASAYIGEIFRSGIQSVEATQLEAARALGFSWGEAMRRVIIPQGIRRVLPAWVNQLISLIKDSSLVYFLGLLASQRELFRIGQDYAANTGNQSALLLAGLFYLVLTVPLTHFVNWIDRRLRHGRPATGPADEDPDDLDLALPGAAGGNQR; via the coding sequence GTGGATCCGTTGCGCACCCTGTGGGAGACGTTCTTCGACTGGGAGTCGATGCGCGAGGCGCTACCCGAGATGATCACTGTCGGGTTGCCGAACACGCTGATCCTGGCGGTCACCGCCGCCCTGCTCGGCTCGGCGCTGGGCATCCTGCTGGCCGTCGCGGGCATCTCGCGGACCCGCTGGCTGCGGTGGCTGGCCCGGGTCTACACGGACGTGTTCCGGGGCCTGCCGGCGGCGGCGACCATCCTGCTGATCGGGGTCGGGCTGGCCCCGCTGGGTATGCAGGTGTGGGGACCCAACCCGTACCCGCTGGGCATCCTGGCGCTGTCGTTGATCGCCTCGGCGTACATCGGGGAGATCTTCCGCTCCGGCATCCAGTCGGTGGAGGCCACCCAACTGGAGGCGGCCCGCGCGCTGGGCTTCTCCTGGGGGGAGGCGATGCGCAGGGTGATCATTCCGCAGGGCATCCGGCGGGTCCTGCCGGCCTGGGTGAACCAGCTGATCTCCCTGATCAAGGACTCCAGCCTGGTCTACTTCCTGGGGCTGCTGGCCAGCCAGCGGGAACTGTTCCGGATCGGGCAGGACTACGCCGCCAACACCGGCAACCAGTCGGCGCTGCTGCTGGCCGGGCTCTTCTACCTGGTGCTGACGGTGCCGTTGACCCACTTCGTCAACTGGATCGACCGGCGGCTGCGGCACGGTAGGCCGGCCACCGGCCCGGCCGACGAGGACCCCGACGACCTCGACCTGGCGCTGCCCGGCGCGGCGGGAGGAAACCAACGATGA
- a CDS encoding ABC transporter substrate-binding protein — translation MRILPALTRAAAVGAAAVLAAVTLTACGSDSAGEADNPYNLLQPGVLRAGTLTDAPPNVYLKDGKFTGFDNDLLVAAADKLGLRVEFVGTDFSGLLAQVNNRKFDVGSSSITITEARKKTVDFGNGYDFGYLGLNVPAGSTLSSFAELPGKRVVVVQGTVQDDYATTKGLDPVRVPDYNGALNQLKAGTADAWISPAEIGEKTAADSGGKIEVAAKELSPAPTAYAVAKGNDALREALNKALDEVIADGTWTRLSAQYYPGRAIPADFTPGSGNVTVPSAS, via the coding sequence GTGCGAATCCTTCCTGCCCTGACCCGGGCCGCCGCCGTCGGCGCCGCCGCAGTCCTCGCCGCCGTCACCCTCACCGCCTGCGGCTCGGACTCGGCCGGCGAGGCCGACAACCCGTACAACCTGCTCCAGCCGGGGGTGCTGCGGGCCGGCACCCTCACCGACGCGCCGCCGAACGTGTACCTCAAGGACGGCAAGTTCACCGGGTTCGACAACGACCTGCTGGTCGCCGCCGCCGACAAGCTGGGGCTGCGGGTCGAGTTCGTCGGCACGGACTTCTCCGGCCTGCTGGCCCAGGTCAACAACCGCAAGTTCGACGTCGGCAGCTCCTCGATCACCATCACCGAGGCGCGGAAGAAGACGGTCGACTTCGGCAACGGCTACGACTTCGGCTACCTCGGCCTCAACGTGCCGGCCGGTTCGACCCTGAGCAGCTTCGCCGAGCTGCCCGGCAAGCGGGTGGTCGTCGTGCAGGGCACCGTCCAGGACGACTACGCCACCACCAAGGGACTGGACCCGGTACGGGTGCCGGACTACAACGGCGCCCTCAACCAGCTCAAGGCGGGCACCGCGGACGCCTGGATCTCCCCGGCCGAGATCGGTGAGAAGACCGCCGCGGACAGCGGCGGCAAGATCGAGGTGGCGGCGAAGGAACTCAGCCCGGCCCCCACGGCGTACGCCGTCGCCAAGGGCAACGACGCGCTGCGCGAGGCGCTGAACAAGGCCCTCGACGAGGTCATCGCCGATGGCACCTGGACCCGGCTCAGCGCGCAGTACTACCCGGGTCGGGCGATCCCGGCCGACTTCACCCCGGGCAGCGGCAACGTGACCGTCCCGTCGGCTTCCTGA
- a CDS encoding sensor histidine kinase yields MSVRLKLTLSYAGFLLLAVALLFAVVWLFLLRYVPDGVLVTGPPGSHPRLFIPNRSDLLRAFAPKAAALWALLLLFGLVAGWILAGRMLAPLTRLTDATRRAADGSLSHRIRLPGRRDEFRELADTFDTMLARLEAHVAQQRTFAANASHELRTPLSITQTLLEVARADPHRDLGEIIDRLHAVNTRAIKLTEALLLFSRVNEKSFTHERLDLSLLAEEAAETLLPLAEKRGLTIALRADATPVLGSHPLLLQMTTNLLHNAIIHNTADQGTVWITTSVAPEAVLLTVENTGERLPPHLVSTLVEPFQRGTERVRAEHAGVGLGLAIVTSIVQAHDGALTLAPRPAGGLRVTVRLPAAPPG; encoded by the coding sequence TTGAGCGTCCGCCTCAAACTCACCCTCAGCTACGCCGGGTTTCTCCTGCTCGCCGTCGCCCTGCTGTTCGCGGTCGTGTGGCTGTTCCTGCTCCGGTATGTGCCCGACGGTGTGCTGGTCACGGGACCGCCGGGGTCGCACCCCCGCCTCTTCATTCCCAATCGGTCCGACCTGCTGCGCGCCTTCGCGCCGAAGGCCGCGGCACTGTGGGCGCTGCTACTTCTGTTCGGCCTCGTGGCAGGATGGATCCTGGCCGGCCGGATGCTCGCCCCGCTGACTCGCCTCACCGATGCCACCCGCAGAGCCGCCGACGGATCGCTCTCCCACCGGATCCGGTTGCCGGGCCGCCGGGACGAGTTCCGCGAACTCGCCGACACATTCGACACCATGCTCGCTCGCCTTGAAGCACACGTCGCGCAGCAGCGCACATTCGCCGCCAATGCCTCACACGAACTACGCACCCCACTGTCGATCACGCAGACGCTTCTCGAGGTGGCCCGCGCCGATCCGCACCGCGACCTCGGCGAGATCATCGATCGTCTGCACGCCGTCAACACCCGGGCGATCAAACTCACCGAAGCGCTGCTCCTGTTCAGCCGCGTCAACGAAAAGTCATTCACCCACGAGCGCCTCGATCTCTCCCTGCTCGCGGAGGAGGCTGCCGAAACGCTCCTGCCGCTTGCCGAGAAACGCGGCCTCACCATTGCGCTGCGGGCCGATGCCACCCCGGTCCTGGGCTCGCACCCGCTCCTGTTGCAGATGACGACGAATCTCCTGCACAACGCGATCATCCACAACACCGCCGATCAGGGCACCGTGTGGATCACGACCAGTGTCGCGCCCGAGGCTGTGCTGCTCACCGTCGAGAACACCGGCGAACGACTCCCCCCACACCTGGTTTCCACGCTGGTGGAGCCGTTCCAGCGCGGCACCGAACGGGTCCGTGCGGAGCACGCCGGTGTCGGCCTCGGCCTGGCCATTGTCACGAGCATCGTCCAGGCACACGACGGTGCCCTCACCCTCGCCCCCCGCCCCGCCGGCGGGCTCCGGGTAACCGTGCGCCTACCTGCCGCACCACCGGGATGA
- a CDS encoding response regulator transcription factor, with translation MRVLIVEDEPYLADAIRDGLRLAAIAADIAADGDTALELLDGNAYSVAVLDRDIPGPSGDEIAERIVASGSGTPILMLTAASRLDDKASGFALGADDYLTKPFELRELVLRLRALDRRRTHRRPPVREIAGLRLDPFRREVYRDGRYVALTRKQFAVLEVLVAAEGGVVSAEELLRQAWDENADPFTNAVRITISALRKRLGEPWIISTVPGVGYRIDRARP, from the coding sequence GTGCGGGTGTTGATCGTCGAGGACGAGCCCTATCTGGCCGATGCCATTCGCGATGGTCTACGCCTGGCGGCGATCGCCGCCGACATCGCCGCTGACGGCGACACCGCCCTGGAGTTGCTGGACGGCAACGCCTACAGTGTCGCCGTCCTCGACCGCGACATTCCCGGCCCGTCCGGCGACGAGATCGCCGAAAGAATCGTCGCCTCGGGCAGCGGTACGCCGATCCTCATGCTCACCGCTGCCAGCCGACTCGACGACAAGGCATCCGGATTCGCACTCGGTGCCGACGATTACCTCACCAAGCCCTTCGAACTCCGGGAACTCGTGCTCAGGCTCAGAGCACTCGATCGTCGGCGCACCCACCGCAGGCCACCCGTGCGGGAGATCGCCGGCCTGCGGCTGGATCCGTTCCGCCGCGAGGTCTACCGCGACGGCCGCTACGTCGCGCTGACCCGCAAACAGTTCGCCGTCCTCGAAGTCCTCGTCGCCGCCGAAGGCGGTGTGGTGAGCGCCGAGGAACTGCTGCGACAGGCGTGGGACGAGAACGCGGACCCGTTCACCAACGCCGTGCGGATCACCATCTCGGCACTGCGCAAACGGCTCGGCGAGCCCTGGATCATCTCCACAGTGCCCGGCGTCGGCTACCGCATCGACAGGGCACGACCGTAG
- a CDS encoding serine hydrolase domain-containing protein, whose product MDLESASGIDRRRLLGWGGLVAAGAPLVGADFADAAPPTADRRVTAGPPGPGRIPPATRPGGAYDRFVAHLAAQDRFSGVVLLSYRGRTVLSRSYGMADKERRIRNHENVAFHLSSASQPFLSVAILQLVQQGKVSLSDPVGRHLEGVATEIAEQVTIHHLLTSTSGIDAPMPDWLRVYHSRQEVHEAGEQWVRQARLVGVPGSGANGHLPGGGVGLAMAAQIVEAVSGMTFWDYTHEHIFERAGMTGSGFFTRQQWLTDPRIAHPYMRQADGSRVDAVRHLDTGSISPPIRGRNPGRSFIGYASADGFATAPDLARFASALYDGTLLERPYADLFAGAKLPGPGPAGFEAYTMPVSIIGGQWVIGRGGGAGGVGANWTVYPDTGWVGVVLSNYDDMPLLEICAREVEAVTGVRLDLPGGG is encoded by the coding sequence ATGGATTTGGAATCGGCATCCGGTATCGACCGGAGGCGACTGCTCGGGTGGGGCGGGTTGGTGGCGGCCGGCGCTCCACTGGTGGGTGCCGACTTCGCCGATGCGGCCCCGCCGACCGCCGACCGCCGCGTCACCGCCGGGCCTCCCGGGCCGGGTCGGATCCCGCCGGCGACCCGGCCCGGCGGAGCGTACGACCGGTTCGTGGCGCACCTGGCAGCCCAGGACCGGTTCTCCGGGGTGGTGCTGCTGTCGTACCGGGGTCGGACGGTGTTGTCCCGCAGCTACGGCATGGCCGACAAGGAGCGGAGGATCCGCAACCACGAGAATGTCGCGTTCCACCTCTCCTCGGCGAGCCAACCGTTCCTGTCGGTGGCGATCCTGCAACTCGTGCAGCAGGGGAAGGTGTCGCTGTCGGACCCGGTGGGCAGGCACCTGGAAGGGGTGGCGACGGAGATCGCCGAGCAGGTGACCATCCACCATCTGCTCACCAGCACCTCCGGCATCGACGCCCCGATGCCGGACTGGCTACGGGTCTATCACAGTCGCCAGGAGGTGCACGAGGCCGGCGAGCAGTGGGTCCGGCAGGCGCGGTTGGTGGGGGTCCCCGGCTCGGGAGCCAACGGTCATCTCCCCGGTGGCGGTGTGGGTCTGGCCATGGCGGCGCAGATCGTCGAGGCCGTGTCCGGCATGACGTTCTGGGACTACACCCACGAGCACATCTTCGAACGCGCCGGCATGACCGGCTCGGGGTTCTTCACCCGGCAGCAGTGGCTCACCGACCCGCGCATCGCGCACCCGTACATGCGCCAGGCCGACGGCAGCCGGGTGGACGCCGTACGCCACCTGGACACCGGCAGCATCAGCCCGCCGATCCGGGGCAGGAATCCGGGGCGCAGTTTCATCGGGTACGCCTCCGCCGACGGCTTCGCCACCGCACCGGACCTGGCCCGGTTCGCGTCCGCGCTGTACGACGGCACGTTGCTGGAGCGGCCGTACGCCGACCTGTTCGCCGGGGCCAAGCTTCCCGGTCCCGGTCCCGCCGGGTTCGAGGCGTACACGATGCCTGTCTCGATCATCGGCGGCCAGTGGGTGATCGGGCGCGGCGGCGGTGCGGGCGGGGTCGGTGCGAACTGGACCGTCTACCCGGACACCGGTTGGGTCGGTGTGGTGCTGAGCAACTACGACGACATGCCGTTGCTGGAGATCTGTGCCCGGGAGGTCGAGGCCGTCACCGGTGTGCGGCTCGACCTGCCCGGTGGCGGCTGA
- a CDS encoding urease subunit gamma has protein sequence MYLTPHEQDRLLVHVAADVARRRRERGLRLNYPEAVAVITAFLLEGARDGRSVVDLMSAGRTVLTREDVQDGIPELLGEVQVEATFPDGTKLVTVHHPIP, from the coding sequence TTGTATCTCACTCCCCATGAGCAGGATCGTCTGCTCGTGCATGTGGCGGCCGATGTCGCCCGGCGTCGCCGCGAACGCGGCCTGCGCCTGAACTATCCCGAAGCCGTCGCGGTGATCACCGCCTTCCTGCTCGAAGGCGCCCGCGACGGGCGTTCCGTGGTCGACCTGATGTCCGCCGGCCGTACCGTGCTGACCCGCGAGGACGTGCAGGACGGCATCCCCGAGTTGCTGGGGGAGGTGCAGGTGGAGGCGACGTTCCCGGACGGCACCAAGTTGGTGACGGTGCACCACCCGATCCCGTGA
- a CDS encoding urease subunit beta, producing the protein MIPGEILPAADPVEINAGRPVTTLLVVNTGDRPVQVGSHYHFAEANPALDFDRDIAWGQRLAVPAGTSVRFEPGVSRSVDLVPLAGARIVPGLRGECGGALDAGPEVPA; encoded by the coding sequence GTGATCCCGGGGGAGATCCTGCCGGCCGCCGACCCGGTGGAGATCAACGCCGGGCGGCCGGTGACCACCCTGCTGGTGGTCAACACCGGCGACCGGCCGGTGCAGGTCGGCTCGCACTACCACTTCGCCGAGGCCAACCCCGCGCTGGACTTCGACCGGGACATCGCCTGGGGGCAGCGGCTGGCCGTACCGGCGGGCACCTCGGTGCGTTTCGAACCGGGGGTCAGTCGCAGTGTCGACCTGGTGCCGTTGGCCGGTGCCCGGATCGTGCCCGGCCTGCGGGGCGAGTGCGGCGGGGCACTGGACGCCGGTCCGGAGGTGCCGGCATGA
- a CDS encoding urease subunit alpha — protein MSTVERNRYAALYGPTTGDRIRLADTNLLIEVEHDHCVGGDEAVFGGGKVIRESMGQSRATRAEGALDTVITGAVVLDHWGVVKADVGLRDGRIVALGRAGNPDTMDGVHPDLVIGPATEVIAGNGRILTAGAVDTHVHFICPQIVTEALAGGVTTLVGGGTGPAEGTRATTVTPNAWHLARMHEALDAFPVNVLLLGKGNTVSTEALWEQLRAGAGGFKLHEDWGTTPAAIDACLRVADASGVQVSIHTDTLNEAGFVADTLRAIGGRAIHSYHTEGAGGGHAPDIITVAGEPNVLPSSTNPTRPYTRNTLAEHLDMLMVCHHLNPAVPEDLAFAESRIRPSTMAAEDLLHDLGAISIIGSDSQAMGRVGEVVLRTWQSAHVMKARVGALPGDGAADNHRARRYVAKYTICAAMANGLDHEIGSVEPGKLADLVLWEPAFFGVRPHLVIKGGMIAYAQLGDANASIPTPQPMLPRPMFGAYGGAAAATSLAFVAPVALEAGLRLDVRRRVVPVADVRSRGKADLPQNNALPCIEVDPDTFTVRIDGEVVEPDPVTELPMAQRYFLF, from the coding sequence ATGAGCACCGTCGAGCGGAACCGCTACGCCGCGCTGTACGGGCCGACCACGGGTGACCGGATCCGGTTGGCCGACACGAACCTGCTCATCGAGGTCGAGCACGACCACTGTGTCGGCGGCGACGAGGCGGTCTTCGGCGGCGGCAAGGTGATCCGGGAGTCGATGGGCCAGTCCCGGGCCACCCGGGCCGAGGGCGCCCTGGACACCGTCATCACCGGGGCGGTGGTGCTCGACCACTGGGGGGTGGTCAAGGCCGACGTGGGGCTGCGCGACGGGCGGATCGTGGCCCTGGGCCGGGCCGGCAACCCGGACACCATGGACGGGGTGCACCCCGACCTGGTGATCGGCCCGGCCACCGAGGTGATCGCCGGCAACGGCCGCATCCTGACCGCCGGGGCGGTGGACACCCATGTGCACTTCATCTGCCCGCAGATCGTCACCGAGGCTTTGGCCGGTGGGGTGACCACCCTGGTCGGCGGCGGCACCGGACCGGCCGAGGGCACCCGGGCCACCACGGTCACCCCGAACGCCTGGCACCTGGCCCGGATGCACGAGGCACTCGACGCCTTCCCGGTCAACGTGCTGCTGCTCGGCAAGGGCAACACGGTCTCCACCGAGGCGCTGTGGGAGCAGCTGCGGGCCGGGGCCGGTGGGTTCAAGTTGCACGAGGACTGGGGCACCACCCCGGCGGCGATCGACGCCTGCCTGCGGGTCGCGGACGCCTCCGGGGTGCAGGTCTCCATCCACACCGACACCCTCAACGAGGCCGGATTCGTCGCGGACACCCTGCGGGCGATCGGCGGCCGGGCCATCCACTCGTACCACACCGAGGGGGCCGGGGGAGGACACGCGCCGGACATCATCACGGTCGCCGGGGAACCCAACGTGCTGCCCTCCTCGACCAACCCGACCCGCCCCTACACCCGCAACACCCTCGCCGAACACCTGGACATGCTGATGGTCTGCCACCATCTGAACCCGGCCGTGCCGGAGGACCTGGCCTTCGCCGAGAGCCGGATCCGGCCGTCCACCATGGCCGCCGAGGACCTGCTGCACGACCTCGGGGCGATCTCCATCATCGGCTCGGACTCCCAGGCCATGGGCCGGGTCGGGGAGGTCGTGCTGCGCACCTGGCAGAGCGCACATGTGATGAAGGCCCGGGTGGGGGCCCTGCCGGGTGACGGCGCCGCCGACAACCACCGGGCCCGGCGGTACGTGGCGAAGTACACCATCTGCGCGGCCATGGCCAACGGCCTCGACCACGAGATCGGGTCGGTCGAGCCCGGCAAGCTCGCCGACCTGGTGCTCTGGGAGCCGGCGTTCTTCGGCGTACGACCACACCTGGTCATCAAGGGCGGCATGATCGCGTACGCCCAGCTGGGGGATGCGAACGCCTCGATCCCCACCCCCCAGCCGATGCTGCCCCGGCCGATGTTCGGCGCCTACGGCGGTGCGGCGGCCGCCACCAGTCTGGCGTTCGTGGCCCCGGTGGCCCTGGAGGCCGGGTTACGTCTCGATGTGCGCCGCCGGGTGGTGCCGGTGGCCGATGTGCGTTCGCGCGGCAAGGCTGACCTGCCGCAGAACAACGCCCTGCCGTGCATCGAGGTCGACCCGGACACCTTCACCGTCCGCATCGACGGGGAGGTGGTCGAACCCGACCCGGTCACCGAACTGCCCATGGCCCAGCGGTACTTCCTGTTCTGA
- a CDS encoding urease accessory protein UreF, producing MAVPTILLLVADGRFPAGAHAHSCGLEAAVAAGRVTDLATLGEYLRGRLATVGLVAGAFAAAACRPAGPLGADGVHDRRPALARLDAELDARTASPAQRAVSRRQGRALLRAGREIWPAAGFDDLPATPGGPHQPLVLGLVGAAAGLDPGQIATVAVHATVTGAASAAVRLLGLDPYQVQALLVRLADACDTTAARAALAATQPPWRLPAAAAPLADIHAEAHATWEVRLFAS from the coding sequence ATGGCCGTACCGACGATCCTGCTGCTGGTGGCCGACGGACGGTTCCCGGCCGGTGCGCACGCCCACTCCTGCGGCCTGGAGGCGGCCGTGGCGGCCGGACGGGTGACCGACCTGGCGACCCTGGGGGAGTACCTGCGCGGTCGGCTGGCCACCGTCGGGCTGGTCGCGGGGGCCTTCGCAGCGGCGGCCTGCCGGCCGGCCGGTCCGCTGGGGGCGGACGGGGTCCACGATCGACGGCCGGCGCTCGCCCGGCTCGACGCTGAACTGGACGCCCGTACCGCCTCGCCCGCCCAGCGGGCGGTGTCCCGGCGGCAGGGCCGGGCCCTGCTGCGGGCCGGTCGGGAGATCTGGCCGGCCGCCGGCTTCGACGACCTGCCCGCGACCCCGGGCGGCCCGCACCAACCGCTCGTGCTCGGGCTGGTCGGGGCCGCCGCCGGGCTGGACCCGGGGCAGATCGCCACGGTAGCCGTGCACGCCACAGTGACCGGGGCGGCCAGTGCCGCCGTACGCCTGCTGGGTCTCGACCCGTACCAGGTGCAGGCCCTGCTGGTGCGACTGGCCGACGCCTGCGACACCACCGCTGCCCGTGCGGCGCTGGCCGCCACTCAACCACCGTGGCGGCTGCCCGCCGCGGCGGCCCCACTTGCCGACATTCACGCCGAAGCTCATGCCACCTGGGAGGTGCGTCTCTTTGCGTCCTGA
- the ureG gene encoding urease accessory protein UreG has product MRPDLAHDESVPHTHPEPGVDPHAPLPTEVRALRVGIGGPVGSGKTALVAALCRAFAEELRLAVVTNDIYTTEDADFLKRAGVLDPARIRAVETGCCPHTAIRDDIGANLDAIDELAEALGPLDLVLVESGGDNLTATFSRGLVDRQIFVVDVAGGDKVPRKGGPGVTAADLLVINKTDLAPMVGADLSVMDRDARARRGTLPTVFQSITEDPLATQVAEWIRHELAHHRAGTRAAVPAGQA; this is encoded by the coding sequence TTGCGTCCTGACCTTGCCCACGACGAGTCCGTTCCCCACACCCACCCCGAACCGGGGGTGGATCCGCACGCCCCGCTGCCCACGGAAGTACGGGCGTTGCGGGTCGGCATCGGCGGCCCGGTCGGCTCCGGCAAGACCGCTCTGGTCGCCGCGCTGTGCCGGGCCTTCGCCGAGGAACTGCGGCTGGCCGTGGTGACCAACGACATCTACACCACCGAGGACGCCGACTTCCTCAAGCGGGCCGGGGTGCTCGACCCGGCCCGGATCCGGGCGGTGGAGACCGGCTGCTGCCCGCACACCGCCATCCGCGACGACATCGGCGCGAACCTCGACGCGATCGACGAACTGGCCGAGGCGCTGGGCCCGCTGGACCTGGTGCTCGTCGAGAGCGGCGGGGACAACCTGACCGCCACCTTCAGCCGGGGCCTGGTCGACCGGCAGATCTTCGTGGTCGACGTGGCCGGCGGGGACAAGGTGCCGCGCAAGGGCGGGCCGGGGGTCACCGCCGCCGACCTCCTGGTGATCAACAAAACCGATCTGGCGCCGATGGTCGGCGCGGACCTGTCCGTGATGGACCGCGACGCCCGGGCCCGGCGCGGCACCCTGCCCACGGTGTTCCAGTCCATCACCGAGGACCCCCTAGCCACCCAGGTCGCCGAGTGGATCCGGCACGAACTGGCCCACCACCGCGCCGGTACCCGGGCGGCGGTTCCCGCCGGGCAGGCCTGA
- a CDS encoding urease accessory protein UreD yields MRATARLVARADRHGRTTLAELRGESPLLLRQVPGPGGGVTVYVVGGAAGPLAGDDLRLEVEVGPGAAVRVQTVAASIALPGRPGAVSRMLVRATVAAEAVLHWLPEQLVAAAGCAHIADAQVEVAEGGTLHWRDELICGRHREQPGHAEINTWVDLAGRPLLRQSLTVGPQAPGWAGPAVLDGAPATGSLLVLDPTRAPEPPAVRDTLARLPLAGGPATLWTATAPDAHTLRSYLDLPDSIAASTGREDHEVVRTG; encoded by the coding sequence ATGCGGGCCACCGCCCGGCTGGTGGCCCGTGCCGACCGGCACGGCCGCACCACCCTGGCCGAGCTACGCGGCGAGAGCCCCCTGCTGCTGCGCCAGGTCCCCGGACCGGGCGGTGGCGTCACGGTGTACGTCGTCGGCGGGGCGGCCGGTCCGCTCGCCGGCGACGACCTGCGGCTGGAGGTCGAGGTCGGCCCGGGTGCGGCGGTACGGGTGCAGACGGTCGCCGCCTCCATCGCGCTGCCGGGCCGCCCCGGGGCGGTCTCCCGGATGCTGGTGCGGGCCACCGTCGCGGCGGAGGCCGTCCTGCACTGGCTGCCGGAGCAACTGGTCGCCGCGGCCGGCTGCGCGCACATAGCCGACGCCCAGGTGGAGGTCGCCGAAGGCGGCACCCTGCACTGGCGGGACGAGTTGATCTGTGGCCGGCACCGCGAACAACCCGGGCACGCCGAGATCAACACCTGGGTGGACCTGGCCGGTAGGCCGCTGTTGCGTCAGTCGTTGACGGTCGGACCCCAGGCACCCGGCTGGGCCGGCCCGGCGGTGCTCGACGGCGCACCGGCCACCGGTTCGCTGCTGGTTCTCGACCCCACCCGAGCACCCGAACCACCGGCGGTACGGGACACCCTGGCCCGGCTGCCGCTGGCCGGTGGACCGGCGACCCTGTGGACCGCCACGGCTCCGGACGCTCACACCCTGCGGTCGTACCTCGATCTTCCGGATAGCATCGCTGCCTCGACCGGGAGAGAGGATCACGAGGTTGTCCGAACTGGGTGA
- a CDS encoding DUF6968 family protein, producing the protein MSELGEVVAERRIAVIDPDGATSELVVRLGKPHPDPSSRNGDWGCPFQVEGLNENSVQTAYGVDSLQALLLAAYRVRLLLAEHAEQTSARLDWLGQPDFGLRVDPGLTVPPAGLG; encoded by the coding sequence TTGTCCGAACTGGGTGAGGTCGTCGCCGAGCGGCGCATCGCGGTCATCGACCCGGATGGTGCCACCTCCGAGCTGGTAGTCCGCCTCGGAAAGCCGCATCCGGATCCGTCGTCGCGCAACGGCGACTGGGGCTGCCCATTCCAGGTCGAGGGACTGAACGAGAACTCGGTGCAGACCGCGTACGGGGTGGACTCCCTCCAAGCGCTGCTGCTGGCCGCGTACCGGGTCCGGCTGCTGCTGGCCGAACACGCCGAGCAGACCTCCGCCCGGCTGGACTGGCTGGGACAGCCGGACTTCGGCCTGCGTGTCGACCCGGGTCTGACCGTGCCACCCGCCGGCCTCGGGTGA
- a CDS encoding SAM-dependent methyltransferase, whose protein sequence is MDLPRQFVIREGGLRILNPFDAEKLATLGRALKLAPGTTILDLCSGKGELLCTWARDHGGIGTGVDISTAFTAAARQRAVELGVAEQVSFLHGDAASYDCEEPVDVAACVGATWIGDGVPGTLEILARGLRPGGMALIGEPYWRIEPPDQATVEGCDTTHRDDFHDLPGLVGLFGDQGWDLVEMVLADQDSWDRYAAAHWLNLRRWLDDNPDDPLAPELRQELTEDPLRHVRYRRDHLGWGVFVLIRR, encoded by the coding sequence ATGGACCTGCCGCGACAATTCGTCATCCGCGAGGGTGGCCTGCGCATCCTCAACCCCTTCGACGCGGAGAAGCTGGCCACCCTGGGGCGGGCGCTGAAACTCGCCCCGGGCACCACCATCCTCGACCTGTGCAGCGGCAAAGGTGAGCTGCTCTGCACCTGGGCCCGCGACCACGGGGGGATCGGCACCGGCGTGGACATCAGCACCGCCTTCACCGCCGCAGCCCGGCAGCGAGCCGTCGAACTGGGGGTGGCGGAACAGGTCAGCTTCCTGCATGGGGACGCCGCCTCGTACGACTGCGAGGAACCGGTCGACGTGGCGGCCTGTGTCGGGGCCACCTGGATCGGCGACGGTGTTCCCGGCACCCTGGAGATCCTGGCCCGAGGCCTGCGTCCGGGCGGCATGGCCCTGATCGGTGAGCCGTACTGGCGCATCGAGCCACCCGACCAGGCGACCGTCGAGGGCTGCGACACCACCCACCGGGACGACTTCCACGACCTGCCCGGCCTGGTCGGTCTCTTCGGTGACCAGGGCTGGGACCTGGTCGAGATGGTGCTGGCCGACCAGGACAGCTGGGACCGCTACGCGGCGGCACACTGGCTCAACCTGCGCCGCTGGCTGGACGACAACCCGGACGATCCGCTGGCCCCCGAGCTACGTCAGGAGCTGACCGAGGACCCCCTGCGCCACGTGCGCTACCGCCGCGACCACCTGGGGTGGGGAGTCTTCGTCCTGATCCGCCGCTGA